A DNA window from Zingiber officinale cultivar Zhangliang chromosome 3A, Zo_v1.1, whole genome shotgun sequence contains the following coding sequences:
- the LOC122053499 gene encoding bidirectional sugar transporter SWEET14-like gives MAAGLSLDHPLPFIFGILGNLISFMVYLAPLPTFYRVCRKKSTEGFSCLPYVVALFAATLWIFYALLKPNAYLLITINTVGCIIETAYLLLFFAYASKAMKIYTAKLVLSVNLGVFGLILVLTLFLTRGSQRVQVLGWICMCFSVSVFVAPLSIIRLVIRTKSVEFMPFWLSFFLTISAVVWFGYGLLIKDFYVALPNVLGFIFGILQMVLYIAYKGRKGEKSNDGTLPIVAKTGTAEKAVETMHKDSVQLSQAAGDEEKVDIRVKNNCLEV, from the exons ATGGCCGCAGGATTATCGTTAGATCACCCTTTGCCGTTCATCTTTGGCATCCTTGGTAATCTCATCTCCTTCATGGTGTACCTGGCGCCGCT GCCGACGTTCTACAGAGTGTGCAGGAAGAAATCCACAGAGGGGTTCTCGTGCTTGCCTTACGTGGTGGCTCTCTTCGCCGCCACGCTGTGGATCTTCTACGCGTTGCTCAAGCCCAACGCCTACCTCCTCATCACCATCAACACCGTCGGCTGCATCATCGAGACTGCctaccttctcctcttcttcgccTACGCGTCCAAGGCCATGAAG ATTTACACAGCGAAGCTGGTTCTGTCTGTGAACCTGGGCGTGTTCGGTCTGATCCTGGTGCTGACTCTGTTTCTGACGCGAGGCTCCCAGCGAGTGCAAGTCCTCGGCTGGATTTGCATGTGTTTTTCTGTCAGCGTCTTCGTGGCTCCTCTCAGTATCATT AGGCTCGTCATACGGACAAAGAGCGTGGAGTTCATGCCGTTCTGGCTCTCATTCTTCCTCACCATCAGTGCAGTTGTTTGGTTCGGATATGGCCTGCTGATCAAAGACTTCTACGTCGCG CTCCCCAATGTGCTGGGATTTATCTTTGGGATACTGCAAATGGTACTCTACATAGCGTACAAGGGCAGGAAGGGGGAGAAGTCTAACGACGGCACCCTACCGATCGTCGCGAAGACTGGGACGGCCGAGAAGGCAGTGGAGACGATGCACAAGGATTCAGTACAGTTATCGCAAGCTGCAGGTGATGAAGAAAAGGTGGACATTCGAGTGAAGAACAATTGTCTTGAAGTTTGA